Proteins found in one Micromonospora sp. WMMD1082 genomic segment:
- a CDS encoding SGNH/GDSL hydrolase family protein, translating to MTLVRRTLAALAGATALVLLLTSPATADPGPPPTSMASLGDSITRGFNACGWYVDCTNRSFSTGGDSAVNSHYLRIRGVNSAINGRNHNAASTGAKSADLYGQAGTAVSQGVDYVTVLIGANDACTSSESTMTSVATFRANIDSGLNRLKAGLPNARVYVISIPDVHRLWSVGKDSGSARTAWSLFSICQSILASPTSTAQADVDRRNRVRQRVVDFNGQLAAACAAYGSNCRYDGNAVFGYPFTLNQLSSWDYFHPNATGQQVLATVSYPAGFAW from the coding sequence ATGACCCTCGTCCGACGCACGCTGGCTGCCCTCGCCGGCGCCACCGCCCTCGTCCTGCTCCTCACCAGCCCCGCAACGGCCGACCCCGGCCCACCACCGACCTCGATGGCGAGTCTCGGTGACTCCATCACCCGTGGCTTCAACGCCTGCGGGTGGTACGTCGACTGCACCAACCGCTCGTTCAGCACCGGCGGCGACTCCGCCGTGAACAGCCACTACCTGCGAATCCGTGGGGTCAACTCGGCCATCAACGGCCGCAACCACAACGCCGCCAGCACCGGCGCGAAGTCCGCCGACCTGTACGGCCAGGCCGGCACCGCGGTCAGCCAGGGGGTCGACTACGTGACCGTCCTGATCGGCGCGAACGACGCCTGCACCAGCTCGGAGTCGACGATGACCTCGGTGGCCACCTTCCGGGCGAACATCGACTCCGGCCTGAACCGGCTCAAGGCCGGTCTGCCGAACGCCAGGGTCTACGTGATCAGCATCCCGGACGTGCACCGCCTCTGGTCGGTCGGCAAGGACAGCGGCAGCGCTCGCACCGCCTGGTCCCTCTTCAGCATCTGCCAGTCCATCCTGGCCAGCCCCACCTCCACCGCACAGGCCGATGTCGACCGGCGCAACCGCGTACGGCAGCGGGTGGTCGACTTCAACGGCCAGCTCGCGGCGGCCTGCGCCGCGTACGGCTCGAACTGCCGGTACGACGGCAACGCCGTCTTTGGCTACCCGTTCACCCTCAACCAGCTCTCCAGCTGGGACTACTTCCACCCCAACGCCACCGGCCAGCAGGTCCTCGCCACCGTCTCCTACCCCGCCGGCTTCGCCTGGTAA
- a CDS encoding helix-turn-helix domain-containing protein, with amino-acid sequence MRPAALDWSVDNCTVARAMEILGEKWTLVVLREVFSGVRRFDDMRVRTGVPRQVLTNRLATMVEQGVLRREPYREPGSRLRHEYRLTAKGLDLWPVLVAVLAWGDRYLADPEGPPLSVGHRDCGAEIRVELHCVAGHPVTDPRDVLPRPGPGAHPR; translated from the coding sequence ATGAGACCCGCGGCCCTGGACTGGTCGGTCGACAACTGCACCGTCGCCCGCGCGATGGAGATCCTCGGCGAGAAGTGGACCCTGGTCGTGCTGCGCGAGGTGTTCAGCGGGGTACGCCGCTTCGACGACATGCGGGTGCGCACCGGCGTACCCCGGCAGGTGCTGACCAACCGGCTGGCCACCATGGTGGAACAGGGGGTGCTGCGCCGCGAGCCGTACCGCGAGCCGGGTAGCCGGCTGCGCCACGAGTACCGGCTCACCGCCAAGGGGCTGGACCTGTGGCCGGTGCTGGTCGCGGTGCTGGCCTGGGGTGACCGGTATCTCGCCGATCCCGAGGGTCCGCCGCTGAGCGTCGGGCACCGCGACTGCGGAGCCGAGATCCGCGTCGAGCTGCACTGCGTGGCCGGTCATCCCGTCACCGACCCCCGCGATGTGCTCCCCCGCCCCGGCCCCGGCGCCCACCCCCGCTGA
- a CDS encoding PaaI family thioesterase — protein MTQTQGAARSRTFSWSDPSINATQVGRRSGLELIRAMIGGELAAPPVMHLIDMARMEADEGRVVVELEPQEFHYNPLGTVHGGVISTLLDTAAGCAVHTTLPVGVGYTSLDLNVKFLRPVTVDSGTLRCEGTVLQRGRRTALAEARLTDGRSRLVAHATSSCLLLPLDSPA, from the coding sequence ATGACGCAGACGCAGGGCGCGGCACGCAGCCGCACCTTCTCCTGGTCCGACCCGAGCATCAACGCCACCCAGGTCGGCCGGCGCAGCGGGCTGGAGCTGATCCGCGCCATGATCGGCGGCGAGCTGGCCGCCCCGCCGGTGATGCACCTGATCGACATGGCCCGGATGGAGGCCGACGAGGGTCGGGTCGTGGTCGAGTTGGAGCCGCAGGAGTTCCACTACAACCCGCTCGGCACGGTGCACGGCGGGGTGATCTCCACCCTGCTGGACACCGCCGCCGGCTGCGCCGTGCACACCACCCTGCCGGTCGGCGTCGGCTACACCTCGCTGGACCTGAACGTGAAGTTCCTCCGCCCGGTCACCGTGGACTCCGGGACGCTGCGCTGCGAGGGAACCGTGCTGCAACGCGGTCGGCGCACCGCCCTGGCGGAGGCCCGGCTGACCGACGGCCGGTCCCGCCTGGTCGCCCACGCCACCTCCAGCTGCCTCCTGCTGCCCCTGGACTCCCCCGCCTGA
- the hisS gene encoding histidine--tRNA ligase, which produces MSKPTPISGFPEWTPAQRMIEQYVLDRIRSTFELYGFAPLETRAVEPLDQLLRKGETSKEVYVIRRLHGDPEGAAGDDTLGLHFDLTVPFARYVLENAGKLTFPFRRYQIQKVWRGERPQEGRYREFLQADIDIVDRDTLAPHHEAEMPLVIGDALRSLPIPSVRIQVNNRKICEGFYRGIGLTDPEAALRAVDKLDKIGPAGVAELLAATAGASEAQAKACLALAEISAPDASFADAVRALGVSHPLLDEGVEELVRVVETAAAHSPGLCVADLRIARGLDYYTGTVYETQMIGYERFGSICSGGRYDNLASAGATRFPGVGISIGVTRLLGLLFGAGALSVSRDVPTCVLVAVANEELRGASNSVAEALRSRGIPTEVSPSAAKFGKQIRYAERRGIPYVWFPGADGAADEVKDIRSGEQIVAAAGEWAPPRADLTPLVS; this is translated from the coding sequence ATGAGCAAGCCCACGCCCATCTCCGGGTTCCCGGAGTGGACGCCCGCCCAGCGGATGATCGAGCAGTACGTGCTGGACCGGATCCGCTCGACCTTCGAGCTGTACGGCTTCGCCCCCCTGGAGACCCGGGCGGTGGAGCCGCTGGACCAGCTGTTGCGCAAGGGGGAGACCTCCAAGGAGGTCTACGTGATCCGGCGTCTGCACGGCGACCCGGAGGGCGCGGCCGGAGACGACACCCTCGGCCTGCACTTCGACCTGACCGTGCCGTTCGCCCGGTACGTGCTCGAGAACGCCGGCAAGCTGACCTTCCCGTTCCGCCGCTACCAGATCCAGAAGGTGTGGCGCGGCGAGCGCCCGCAGGAGGGGCGGTACCGCGAGTTCCTCCAGGCCGACATCGACATCGTCGACCGGGACACCCTCGCGCCGCACCACGAGGCGGAGATGCCGCTGGTCATCGGCGATGCGCTGCGCTCGTTGCCGATCCCGTCGGTCCGCATCCAGGTCAACAACCGCAAGATCTGCGAGGGCTTCTACCGGGGCATCGGGCTGACCGACCCGGAGGCGGCGCTGCGGGCGGTCGACAAGCTCGACAAGATCGGCCCGGCCGGGGTGGCGGAGCTGCTGGCCGCCACCGCCGGGGCGAGCGAGGCACAGGCCAAGGCGTGCCTGGCGCTGGCGGAGATCTCCGCGCCGGACGCCTCGTTCGCCGACGCGGTGCGGGCCCTGGGGGTGAGCCACCCGCTGCTCGACGAGGGCGTCGAGGAACTGGTCCGGGTGGTGGAGACCGCCGCCGCGCACTCGCCCGGCCTCTGCGTGGCCGACCTGCGCATCGCCCGAGGGCTGGACTACTACACCGGCACCGTCTACGAGACGCAGATGATCGGGTACGAGCGGTTCGGCTCGATCTGCTCCGGCGGTCGGTACGACAACCTGGCCAGCGCCGGCGCCACCCGGTTCCCCGGGGTCGGCATCTCGATCGGGGTGACCCGGCTGCTCGGGCTGCTCTTCGGCGCCGGTGCGCTCTCCGTATCGCGGGACGTGCCCACCTGCGTGCTGGTGGCGGTGGCCAACGAGGAGCTGCGCGGGGCCAGCAACTCCGTTGCCGAGGCGCTGCGCTCCCGGGGCATCCCCACCGAGGTGTCGCCGAGCGCCGCCAAGTTCGGCAAGCAGATCCGGTACGCCGAGCGGCGCGGCATCCCGTACGTCTGGTTCCCCGGCGCGGACGGCGCCGCCGACGAGGTGAAGGACATCCGCTCCGGCGAGCAGATCGTCGCGGCGGCGGGGGAGTGGGCGCCACCCCGGGCGGATCTCACGCCGCTGGTGAGCTGA
- a CDS encoding MBL fold metallo-hydrolase: protein MLVAGFPADAFGTNCYVVAAAPGEQCVVVDPGIGVIDRLDALLAEHRLHPAAVLLTHGHLDHTFSVAPVCGARGITAYVHPEDRELLADPAKGLSAELAQLFGGRLPYTEPDDVAELADGTTLALAGLEITVDHAPGHTGGSVLFRLPGAGSPWEAEQICLSGDVLFAGSIGRTDLPGGSMPTMLTSLQSKILPLADDTVVLPGHGPATTIGRERATNPYLAEVAGMGGARPAAPTRGL, encoded by the coding sequence GTGCTCGTGGCCGGCTTTCCCGCGGACGCCTTCGGCACCAACTGCTACGTGGTCGCCGCCGCCCCGGGGGAACAGTGCGTGGTGGTCGACCCCGGCATCGGGGTGATCGACCGGCTGGACGCGCTGCTCGCCGAGCATCGGCTGCATCCGGCCGCGGTGCTGCTCACCCACGGGCACCTCGACCACACCTTCTCCGTGGCACCGGTCTGCGGTGCGCGCGGGATCACCGCGTACGTGCACCCGGAGGATCGCGAGCTGCTGGCCGACCCGGCCAAGGGGCTGTCGGCGGAGCTGGCCCAGCTCTTCGGCGGGCGGCTGCCGTACACCGAACCGGACGACGTGGCCGAGCTGGCCGACGGGACGACGCTCGCCCTCGCCGGGTTGGAGATCACCGTCGACCACGCACCCGGCCATACCGGCGGGTCGGTGCTGTTCCGGTTGCCCGGCGCCGGCTCGCCCTGGGAGGCGGAGCAGATCTGCCTCTCCGGTGACGTGCTCTTCGCCGGCTCGATCGGCCGTACCGACCTGCCGGGCGGCAGCATGCCGACGATGCTCACCAGCCTGCAGAGCAAGATCCTTCCGCTGGCTGACGACACCGTCGTACTGCCCGGCCACGGCCCCGCGACCACCATCGGCCGCGAGCGCGCCACCAACCCGTACCTCGCCGAGGTGGCGGGGATGGGCGGTGCGCGACCGGCGGCCCCCACCCGCGGCCTGTAG
- a CDS encoding peptidylprolyl isomerase, with protein sequence MASSRDRQRKLARAKLDRQLARRAAAVRRRRRIQAGVGTALILVLVVAGSAWALGAFDREPTENTAADEVCLWTPQNTEGNSNLKDVGEPATTGLPVTGTRPMTITTNQGEPISVELDLANAPCAAASIAHLAGQGFYDNTNCHEITADGAVRCGDPSGSGLGGPAYSFYDENVPTAPEASPEPSPAPDEPPTYPKGTVAMIANPPGANGSQFLIFFKDFTTAEPRFPVIGRVTGGLDVVETIGALPTVDNEAGEKVKPENDVVIQSLTVGEPVLDPASPADPGPTGTPSPEPSGAPEASPNAG encoded by the coding sequence GTGGCTTCCAGCAGGGACCGGCAGCGCAAACTGGCGCGGGCCAAGCTCGACCGGCAACTGGCCCGCCGGGCCGCCGCCGTCAGACGTCGCCGACGGATCCAGGCCGGCGTCGGCACTGCCCTGATCCTCGTGCTGGTCGTCGCCGGCTCGGCGTGGGCGCTGGGCGCCTTCGACCGGGAGCCGACCGAGAACACCGCCGCCGACGAGGTCTGCCTCTGGACCCCGCAGAACACCGAGGGCAACAGCAACCTCAAGGACGTGGGCGAGCCCGCCACCACCGGGCTGCCGGTAACCGGCACCCGACCGATGACGATCACCACCAACCAGGGCGAGCCGATCTCCGTCGAGCTGGACCTGGCGAACGCGCCGTGCGCCGCGGCGAGCATCGCCCACCTGGCGGGCCAGGGCTTCTACGACAACACCAACTGCCACGAGATCACCGCCGACGGCGCGGTGCGCTGCGGCGACCCCAGCGGCAGCGGCCTGGGTGGCCCGGCGTACTCGTTCTACGACGAGAATGTGCCCACCGCCCCCGAGGCGTCGCCGGAACCCAGCCCGGCGCCGGACGAGCCGCCGACGTACCCCAAGGGCACGGTCGCGATGATCGCGAACCCGCCGGGTGCCAACGGCAGCCAGTTCCTGATCTTCTTCAAGGACTTCACCACCGCCGAGCCGAGGTTCCCGGTCATCGGCCGGGTCACCGGTGGCCTCGATGTCGTCGAGACGATCGGCGCCCTGCCGACGGTGGACAATGAGGCTGGGGAGAAGGTCAAGCCGGAGAACGACGTGGTCATCCAGAGCCTGACCGTCGGCGAGCCCGTGCTGGATCCGGCGTCACCCGCCGATCCCGGTCCCACGGGTACGCCGAGCCCGGAGCCCTCCGGCGCACCGGAGGCCAGCCCGAACGCCGGCTGA
- a CDS encoding peptidylprolyl isomerase — protein sequence MTSTRERQRAAARARLEKEMAERAARARKRRQTQAVVGAGVVLLLVVAGTAWLASSLIGDDSGTDNTAEGGGQVQCDWIELADGERSPTTKDVGLPQAEQSRTGVQTMTITTNLGPITARIDRSAVPCTAASFTHLAEQNFFDNTKCHRLVTEGIKVLQCGDPSATGDGWRESDGTGGPSYRMAEENLPTEMRPPYPEGVIAMANSGQPASSGSQFFIVYGDSPLDPNYTVLGTVTGGMDIVKDVAAAGDDGAFAQQAGGGHPKKEVVITDLTMSEATG from the coding sequence GTGACGTCCACCAGAGAGCGGCAGCGCGCGGCGGCCCGCGCCCGGCTCGAGAAGGAGATGGCCGAGCGGGCCGCACGGGCCCGTAAGCGCCGCCAGACCCAGGCGGTCGTGGGGGCCGGTGTGGTGCTGCTGCTGGTGGTTGCCGGCACGGCCTGGCTGGCCAGCAGCCTGATCGGCGACGACAGCGGCACCGACAATACCGCCGAGGGCGGCGGCCAGGTGCAGTGTGACTGGATCGAGCTGGCCGACGGCGAGCGGAGCCCGACGACCAAGGACGTCGGCCTGCCGCAGGCCGAGCAGAGCCGCACCGGCGTCCAGACCATGACGATCACCACCAACCTCGGCCCGATCACCGCGCGGATCGACCGGTCGGCGGTGCCGTGCACCGCGGCGAGCTTCACCCACCTGGCCGAGCAGAACTTCTTCGACAACACCAAGTGCCACCGGCTGGTGACCGAGGGCATCAAGGTGCTCCAGTGCGGCGACCCGAGCGCCACCGGCGACGGCTGGCGGGAGAGCGACGGCACCGGCGGCCCGAGCTACCGGATGGCGGAGGAGAACCTGCCGACCGAGATGCGGCCGCCGTACCCGGAGGGCGTCATCGCGATGGCCAACTCCGGCCAGCCGGCCAGCAGCGGCAGCCAGTTCTTCATCGTCTACGGTGACTCGCCGCTGGACCCGAACTACACCGTCCTCGGCACCGTCACCGGCGGAATGGACATCGTCAAGGACGTGGCGGCCGCCGGCGACGACGGCGCGTTCGCCCAGCAGGCCGGTGGCGGCCACCCCAAGAAGGAGGTCGTCATCACCGACCTCACCATGAGCGAAGCCACCGGCTGA
- a CDS encoding bifunctional (p)ppGpp synthetase/guanosine-3',5'-bis(diphosphate) 3'-pyrophosphohydrolase: MSHDVVPPAEGTVHPTGDADGSLAEHNGAAPAPGGGTGAAGPTGDATRTPADADVAATETTADSSAGSGFALSHAPTGRRVRARLARFNAPWQSSQVSEVLEPLISSHRENHPKADARLLQRAFDTAARWHSGQYRKSGDPYITHPLAVATILANLGMDTTTLVAALLHDTIEDTEYSLDQMRADFGGEVALLVDGVTKLDKVKLGDAAKAETIRKMVVAMAKDPRVLVIKLADRLHNMRTLTFLPRPKQEQKAKETLEILAPLAHRLGMNTIKWELEDLAFGTLFPKRFEEINRLIGEHQPQREALLRQVTQKVQTDLKAAKIKAETTGRPKHLYSIYQKMIVRGRDFNDIYDLVGVRILVDTVRDCYAALGVIHANWQPVPGRFKDYIAMPKFNMYQSLHTTVIGPTGKPVEMQIRTYAMHRTAEFGIAAHWKYKEHKGTQIVGPPAHIDEMTWLRQLLDWQREAADPSEFLDALRFDLSSQEVYVFTPKGDVIPLPTGSTPVDFAYAVHTEVGHKCIGARVNGKLVPLESTLSNGDVIEIFTSKSDTAGPTQDWLGFVKSPRARTKIRQYFNKERREEAIEEGKDAIVKAMRKQGMPLQRMLTSDNLMAIARDLHLADVASLYAAVGDSQVSAQSVVQKLMASYGGEEGAAEDIAETAVATRPPRSRASSHDPGVVVRGVSDVWIKLARCCTPVPPDTVFGFVTRSGGVSVHRDDCANAEDLRAQGERVVEVNWKLTSASTFLVAIQVEALDRHKLLADVTRVLSDERVNILSATVTTTRDRVAVSRFSFEMADPKHLGHLLAAVRKVDGVFDAYRVTSGA, translated from the coding sequence GTGTCCCACGATGTCGTCCCTCCGGCGGAGGGCACGGTGCACCCGACAGGTGACGCGGACGGCTCGCTGGCCGAGCACAACGGTGCCGCACCGGCGCCGGGCGGCGGAACCGGCGCGGCGGGGCCCACCGGCGACGCCACCCGTACGCCCGCCGACGCCGACGTCGCGGCGACCGAGACCACCGCGGACTCCTCGGCCGGCAGCGGCTTCGCGCTGTCCCACGCGCCCACCGGGCGCCGGGTCCGGGCGCGCCTGGCGCGGTTCAACGCGCCGTGGCAGTCGTCGCAGGTCAGCGAGGTGCTGGAACCGCTGATCTCGTCACACCGGGAGAATCACCCCAAGGCCGACGCGCGGCTGCTCCAGCGGGCCTTCGACACCGCGGCGCGCTGGCACTCGGGTCAGTACCGCAAGTCCGGCGACCCGTACATCACCCATCCGCTGGCCGTGGCGACCATCCTGGCGAACCTCGGCATGGACACCACCACCCTGGTCGCCGCGCTGCTGCACGACACCATCGAGGACACGGAATACTCCCTCGACCAGATGCGCGCGGACTTCGGTGGCGAGGTCGCCCTGCTGGTCGACGGGGTCACCAAGCTCGACAAGGTCAAGCTCGGCGACGCGGCCAAGGCCGAGACGATCCGCAAGATGGTCGTCGCCATGGCCAAGGACCCGCGCGTCCTGGTGATCAAGCTGGCCGACCGGCTGCACAACATGCGGACGCTGACCTTCCTGCCCCGCCCCAAGCAGGAGCAGAAGGCGAAGGAGACGCTGGAGATCCTCGCCCCGCTGGCCCACCGGCTCGGTATGAACACGATCAAGTGGGAGCTGGAGGATCTGGCCTTCGGGACGCTCTTCCCGAAGCGGTTCGAGGAGATCAACCGGCTGATCGGGGAGCACCAGCCGCAGCGGGAGGCGTTGCTGCGGCAGGTGACGCAGAAGGTGCAGACCGACCTGAAGGCCGCCAAGATCAAGGCGGAGACGACCGGTCGGCCGAAGCACCTGTACTCGATCTACCAGAAGATGATCGTGCGGGGTCGGGACTTCAACGACATCTATGACCTGGTGGGTGTGCGGATCCTGGTCGACACGGTGCGGGACTGCTACGCGGCGTTGGGGGTGATCCACGCGAACTGGCAGCCGGTGCCGGGCCGGTTCAAGGATTACATCGCGATGCCGAAGTTCAACATGTACCAGTCGTTGCACACGACGGTGATCGGGCCGACCGGTAAGCCGGTGGAGATGCAGATCCGGACGTACGCGATGCACCGTACGGCGGAGTTCGGTATCGCGGCGCACTGGAAGTACAAGGAGCACAAGGGCACCCAGATCGTCGGGCCGCCGGCGCACATCGACGAGATGACCTGGCTGCGGCAGTTGCTGGACTGGCAGCGGGAGGCGGCGGATCCGAGCGAGTTCCTGGACGCGCTGCGGTTCGACCTGTCCAGCCAGGAGGTGTACGTCTTCACCCCGAAGGGCGACGTGATCCCGTTGCCGACGGGGTCGACGCCGGTGGACTTCGCGTACGCGGTGCACACCGAGGTGGGGCACAAGTGCATCGGGGCGCGGGTCAACGGCAAGTTGGTGCCGTTGGAGTCGACGCTGTCCAACGGCGACGTGATCGAGATCTTCACCTCGAAGTCCGACACGGCCGGCCCCACGCAGGACTGGTTGGGCTTCGTCAAGAGTCCTCGGGCGCGGACGAAGATCCGACAATACTTCAACAAGGAGCGGCGCGAGGAGGCGATCGAGGAGGGCAAGGACGCGATCGTCAAGGCGATGCGTAAGCAGGGCATGCCGTTGCAGCGGATGCTCACCTCCGACAACCTGATGGCGATCGCCCGGGATCTGCACCTGGCCGACGTGGCGTCGCTGTACGCGGCGGTCGGCGACAGTCAGGTGTCCGCGCAGTCGGTGGTGCAGAAGCTGATGGCCTCCTACGGTGGCGAGGAGGGCGCGGCGGAGGACATCGCCGAGACCGCCGTGGCCACCCGACCGCCGCGCAGCCGTGCCTCCAGCCACGATCCGGGTGTGGTCGTCCGCGGCGTCAGCGACGTGTGGATCAAGCTGGCCCGCTGCTGCACGCCGGTGCCGCCGGACACCGTCTTCGGCTTCGTGACCCGCTCCGGCGGGGTAAGCGTGCACCGCGACGACTGCGCCAACGCCGAGGACCTGCGCGCCCAGGGCGAGCGGGTGGTCGAGGTGAACTGGAAGCTCACCTCCGCCTCGACGTTCCTGGTCGCCATCCAGGTCGAGGCGCTGGACCGGCACAAGCTGCTTGCGGACGTCACCCGGGTGCTCTCCGACGAGCGGGTCAACATCCTCTCCGCCACCGTCACCACCACCCGCGACCGGGTGGCCGTCAGCCGGTTCAGCTTCGAGATGGCCGACCCCAAGCACCTGGGCCACCTCCTCGCCGCCGTCCGCAAGGTAGACGGCGTCTTCGACGCCTACCGCGTAACCTCCGGCGCCTAA
- a CDS encoding adenine phosphoribosyltransferase has translation MTETHSTVVRGDSGPETARLVASRVLDVPDFPKPGVMFKDLMPLFADGDAFRDVIDGIVAYHGRESFDTVVGIEARGFVVAAAIAYATGLGVVPVRKAGKLPRAAYAASYALEYGEATLEVHQDAFTAGHRVLVVDDVLATGGTAAATLDLVERAGGTVAGFTVLLELAFLGGRDRLAPRPVHALLTV, from the coding sequence GTGACGGAGACCCACAGCACCGTGGTACGCGGGGACAGCGGGCCGGAGACGGCCCGGTTGGTGGCCAGCCGGGTGCTCGACGTGCCCGACTTCCCCAAGCCCGGCGTCATGTTCAAGGACCTGATGCCGTTGTTCGCCGACGGTGACGCCTTCCGGGACGTGATCGACGGGATCGTCGCGTACCACGGACGGGAGTCGTTCGACACCGTGGTCGGCATCGAGGCGCGGGGCTTCGTGGTCGCCGCGGCCATCGCGTACGCGACCGGCCTCGGCGTGGTGCCGGTGCGCAAGGCCGGCAAGCTGCCCCGGGCCGCCTACGCCGCCTCCTACGCGCTGGAGTACGGCGAGGCCACGCTGGAGGTGCACCAGGACGCCTTCACGGCCGGTCACCGGGTGCTGGTGGTCGACGACGTGCTCGCCACCGGGGGCACCGCCGCGGCCACGCTGGACCTGGTGGAACGGGCCGGCGGCACGGTGGCCGGCTTCACCGTGCTGCTGGAACTGGCCTTCCTCGGCGGCCGGGACCGGCTGGCACCGCGTCCCGTCCATGCCCTGTTGACCGTCTGA
- the secF gene encoding protein translocase subunit SecF, translating to MAETGLAARLYRGEAGLNIVGRRRAWFTIAAVLVVIALSSVIFRGFSLGIEFAGGNSFQIPTSVGTMEQAEARADEALTSAGGGAHVVTAQRVGGGGGEFYELRTTELGAEQAEAVRIEMGRLFNIDPAEIASNRVSEAWGSQVTNRALLGLVIFLALVTVYLVLRFEWQMAVGAIFSLVSNLILTAGIYSIVGFEVTPSTIIGFLTILGFAMYDVVVVFDKVQENTRGITANNNQTYGEAANLAVNQSLMRSINTSVVALLPVGGILFIGAGLLGAGTLKDLGLVLFVGMAMAFVTSITLATPLLVVLKNRDPRIQAHNKRVQARRAAIGRGETPAKPAASRAAEPRDEEPVTAEPDAALAGAAAPKVGARPGGKRSGGARGGRPRGGGGNRPGGGKRR from the coding sequence ATGGCTGAGACTGGTCTGGCCGCCCGCCTCTACCGAGGCGAGGCCGGCCTCAACATCGTCGGCCGGCGCCGAGCGTGGTTCACCATCGCCGCCGTGCTGGTGGTGATCGCGCTCAGCAGCGTCATCTTCCGCGGGTTCAGCCTCGGCATCGAGTTCGCCGGCGGCAACTCGTTCCAGATCCCGACCAGCGTCGGCACCATGGAGCAGGCGGAGGCCCGTGCCGACGAGGCGCTGACCAGCGCGGGCGGCGGTGCCCACGTGGTCACCGCCCAGCGGGTCGGCGGGGGCGGCGGCGAGTTCTACGAGCTGCGCACCACCGAACTCGGCGCCGAGCAGGCCGAGGCGGTCCGGATCGAGATGGGCCGGCTCTTCAACATCGATCCGGCGGAGATCGCCAGCAACCGGGTCAGCGAGGCGTGGGGTAGCCAGGTGACCAACCGGGCCCTGCTCGGTCTGGTGATCTTCCTCGCGCTGGTGACGGTCTACCTGGTCCTGCGCTTCGAGTGGCAGATGGCCGTCGGCGCCATCTTCTCGCTGGTGTCGAACCTGATCCTCACCGCCGGCATCTACTCGATCGTCGGCTTCGAGGTCACCCCGTCGACGATCATCGGATTCCTCACCATCCTGGGCTTCGCCATGTATGACGTGGTGGTGGTCTTCGACAAGGTGCAGGAGAACACCAGAGGGATCACCGCGAACAACAACCAGACGTACGGCGAGGCGGCCAACCTGGCCGTCAACCAGAGCCTGATGCGGTCGATCAACACGTCCGTGGTCGCCCTGCTGCCGGTCGGCGGCATCCTCTTCATCGGTGCCGGCCTGCTCGGCGCGGGCACCCTGAAGGACCTCGGCCTGGTGCTCTTCGTCGGCATGGCGATGGCCTTCGTCACCTCGATCACGCTGGCCACCCCGCTGCTGGTGGTGCTCAAGAACCGCGACCCGCGGATCCAGGCGCACAACAAGCGGGTGCAGGCCCGCCGGGCCGCGATCGGCCGGGGCGAGACCCCGGCGAAGCCGGCCGCCTCCCGGGCGGCCGAGCCGCGCGACGAGGAGCCGGTGACGGCGGAGCCCGACGCGGCGCTGGCCGGGGCGGCGGCACCGAAGGTCGGCGCCCGTCCGGGTGGCAAGCGCTCCGGCGGGGCCCGGGGCGGGCGCCCGCGTGGTGGCGGCGGAAACCGCCCGGGCGGCGGAAAGCGACGCTGA